A genomic window from Scophthalmus maximus strain ysfricsl-2021 chromosome 17, ASM2237912v1, whole genome shotgun sequence includes:
- the LOC118288207 gene encoding paralemmin-2-like isoform X1, which translates to MTRGQRKYLRDQWLSEATSPSIFTRDSSWTSSLQHNKADEDTAAEKNKSQKTPQDKEEEAADARKEEQASLEENKESVHCAATARTHNPYQAATEEDARVNKEAEDYCSIQMEKRMFHESGQEGRSVLGMLAVQVERDPKTGATVVRSVAPVSTPAGAARDNTVFDDGRKSIHTVGGSGGQPSTEELGQILSVIDGVGMEALLDEVTVMPIEANNVEASGPLKENLSLSTHQATSNGKNILLDSSRRYDLEAELSIEDNAVSVGNEKDKKDNTSIMVVRDMVVDNVEVQRLEEGPVTLLFLGYTDATPDPGSGQEGDEGMITVERVIITEDGEEYVVGPETSASPPSTSNKEPEQEAGKESQEVFQDIPLDGARVKVQDEEGDKGLHKSSSPSVAAAEGTSQHKTCQCCSVM; encoded by the exons ATGACACGGGGCCAG AGGAAGTACCTGAGGGACCAGTGGCTTAGTGAAGCGACCTCACCTTCCATCTTTACACGTGACAGCAGTTGGACCAGTTCACTGCAGCACAACAAAGCGGACGAGGACACAGCAGC ggaaaaaaacaaaagtcaaaagacGCCTcaggacaaggaggaagaagCAGCTGATGCCAGAAAAGAGGAACAAGCTTCCctagaagaaaacaaagagtctGTCCACTGTGCAGCTACAGCCAGAACACACAACCCCTATCAG GCTGCCACTGAGGAGGACGCGCGAG tgaaCAAAGAGGCTGAGGATTACTGCTccattcaaatggaaaaaaggatGTTTCATGAGAGTGGCCAAGAAGGCCGATCAG TCCTGGGAATGTTAGCAGTGCAGGTCGAAAGAGACCCCAAGACTGGTGCCACTGTCGTCAGATCAGTGGCCCCCGTGTCCACACCGGCCGGCGCTGCGAGGGATAACACGGTCTTCGACGATGGCAGGAAGAGTATTCACACTGTCGGTGGGTCAGGGGGTCAACCGTCAACCGAAGAGCTCGGGCAGATCTTGAGCGTCATTGATGGGGTTGGGATGGAGGCGCTGCTGGATGAAGTCACAGTCATGCCAATCGAGGCCAACAATGTAGAAGCCAGCGGGCCTCTGAAGGAAAATCTGTCTCTTTCTACCCATCAGGCCACGTCCAATGGGAAAAATATTCTATTAGACAGCTCCAGAAGATACGACTTAGAGGCTGAGCTGAGCATAGAGGACAATGCTGTAAGTGTGGGGAATGAGAAGgataaaaaagacaacacaagcATTATGGTAGTTAGAGACATGGTGGTAGATAACGTGGAGGTTCAAAGGTTGGAGGAAGGCCCAGTCACCCTTTTGTTCCTGGGATACACTGATGCCACACCTGACCCAGGTAGCGGCCAAGAGGGCGATGAAGGCATGATCACAGTGGAACGAGTAATTATCacagaagatggagaagaataCGTCGTAGGACCTGAAACATCTGCCTCACCCCCATCAACATCTAACAAGGAGCCAGAGCAGGAGGCAGGGAAAGAGTCCCAGGAAGTATTTCAGGACATTCCCCTGGATGGAGCAAGGGTCAAAGTCCAGGATGAGGAAGGTGACAAGGGGCTGCATAAATCATCTTCACCCAGTGTAGCAGCGGCAGAAGGCACATCCCAGCACAAGACCTGCCAGTGCTGCTCTGTCATGTGA
- the LOC118288207 gene encoding uncharacterized protein LOC118288207 isoform X2, with protein sequence MEKRMFHESGQEGRSVLGMLAVQVERDPKTGATVVRSVAPVSTPAGAARDNTVFDDGRKSIHTVGGSGGQPSTEELGQILSVIDGVGMEALLDEVTVMPIEANNVEASGPLKENLSLSTHQATSNGKNILLDSSRRYDLEAELSIEDNAVSVGNEKDKKDNTSIMVVRDMVVDNVEVQRLEEGPVTLLFLGYTDATPDPGSGQEGDEGMITVERVIITEDGEEYVVGPETSASPPSTSNKEPEQEAGKESQEVFQDIPLDGARVKVQDEEGDKGLHKSSSPSVAAAEGTSQHKTCQCCSVM encoded by the exons atggaaaaaaggatGTTTCATGAGAGTGGCCAAGAAGGCCGATCAG TCCTGGGAATGTTAGCAGTGCAGGTCGAAAGAGACCCCAAGACTGGTGCCACTGTCGTCAGATCAGTGGCCCCCGTGTCCACACCGGCCGGCGCTGCGAGGGATAACACGGTCTTCGACGATGGCAGGAAGAGTATTCACACTGTCGGTGGGTCAGGGGGTCAACCGTCAACCGAAGAGCTCGGGCAGATCTTGAGCGTCATTGATGGGGTTGGGATGGAGGCGCTGCTGGATGAAGTCACAGTCATGCCAATCGAGGCCAACAATGTAGAAGCCAGCGGGCCTCTGAAGGAAAATCTGTCTCTTTCTACCCATCAGGCCACGTCCAATGGGAAAAATATTCTATTAGACAGCTCCAGAAGATACGACTTAGAGGCTGAGCTGAGCATAGAGGACAATGCTGTAAGTGTGGGGAATGAGAAGgataaaaaagacaacacaagcATTATGGTAGTTAGAGACATGGTGGTAGATAACGTGGAGGTTCAAAGGTTGGAGGAAGGCCCAGTCACCCTTTTGTTCCTGGGATACACTGATGCCACACCTGACCCAGGTAGCGGCCAAGAGGGCGATGAAGGCATGATCACAGTGGAACGAGTAATTATCacagaagatggagaagaataCGTCGTAGGACCTGAAACATCTGCCTCACCCCCATCAACATCTAACAAGGAGCCAGAGCAGGAGGCAGGGAAAGAGTCCCAGGAAGTATTTCAGGACATTCCCCTGGATGGAGCAAGGGTCAAAGTCCAGGATGAGGAAGGTGACAAGGGGCTGCATAAATCATCTTCACCCAGTGTAGCAGCGGCAGAAGGCACATCCCAGCACAAGACCTGCCAGTGCTGCTCTGTCATGTGA
- the LOC118288211 gene encoding uncharacterized protein LOC118288211, whose amino-acid sequence METKDRRSGPPGLVSQDDGGLWMKMDPSPVTDHTETQSVTSGEDPQDETRVIPPADAMITRYYSVMDDEGTDVFIPPPPPPSSIALLSPAEDSTGAKMNNSSVTHSTGATDDTEAKANPSGLDWHHGEKQLMAAQNKVDEVIASTAQTSEESMDAVSLYNDKDQTSTEGTVCLMETCHDLSGRHHQDNSTRDKESDEGGDIVIWRETDVDTDKYPKDKPSKIEETSENETYDKTEPEDVSGRTETDLKQVKPNVDCDRVGTNAPTLPGLCVKDDDLESSGPPELCKHNETGSATNQRQVPESPAEVTNEDHEEHVDARSLNYKLTKNDWVRKESGEAEVPQHLVFEGSEGTMTKGELGDGSKRIVTDIQQGEQLLQRLQLVQQRQDVHMSQLAQETRGKKLGVCETEVDDSTARGVNLTDRTEVKESRIPTVTDEGVKMNMMEKEKNEENESEDSEKASMSLSTIPEQSKDQRITRTEFDNSDEDKSDSWVQEDLSPINPHETPQTPLLSAQHRLSAAGTSMERQIQEANQGRQILLRAGGIFNLTDNPDVLEIPFKTAISLEPLPSQVGQGQRSDWQFSEQKMQKEISQEIQRELVLVNQGKIPGVYSKGEVRQLKETKLLFEAFQQDNTEGPTRIRKLPSTLIRHPLYPSVLERTHSLETFSLKSCSLSRAYSLRLYESAAAEGEEIPEKSRSKSPTGGARDKTRLFPYPKQDKHPRLCRSMDSVSTDASTSAVENRSKSREGNARQESPILQRNPFFKLRPARCLQPEVEKDIREAKEREEELRRQRCTLYGEDRQCSQEEEKSRFTKTHVPDARQQSRGKLERVWPPPSKKDQFKSEQTQREPKVHRAGGQKAPLWQRWESGQINGQPSKEKN is encoded by the exons ATGGAAACAAAAGATCGCAGATCCGGCCCTCCAGGTTTGGTCTCCCAAGATGATGGTGGTTTGTGGATGAAGATGGACCCCAGCCCTGTGACAGACCACACAGAGACCCAATCGGTAACCTCTGGTGAAGATCCCCAAGATGAGACCAGAGTTATCCCCCCTGCCGACGCCATGATCACCAGGTACTACAGTGTAATGGATGACGAGGGCACAGATGTCTtcatcccacctcctcctcctccatcctctatTGCTCTTTTGTCTCCAGCAGAGGACAGCACAGGTGCAAAGATGAATAATTCCAGTGTGACCCATTCAACTGGGGCAACTGACGACACAGAGGCTAAAGCTAATCCCAGCGGCTTAGACTGGCATCATGGTGAAAAGCAGTTAATGGCAGCACAGAACAAGGTGGATGAAGTGATAGCAAGTACGGCACAGACTTCTGAGGAGTCTATGGACGCAGTATCTCTTTACAACGACAAGGACCAAACATCTACTGAGGGCACTGTTTGTCTGATGGAAACGTGCCATGATCTATCAGGAAGGCATCATCAGGATAACTCTACAAGAGATAAAGAATCAGATGAAGGTGGGGATATTGTAATTTGGAGGGAAACCGATGTGGATACAGACAAATATCCAAAGGATAAACCTTCAAAAATAGAGGAAACCTCTGAAAATGAGACATATGACAAAACAGAACCCGAGGATGTTAGTGGTCGTACTGAGACGGATTTAAAACAAGTGAAACCAAATGTTGACTGTGACAGAGTAGGAACAAATGCACCAACACTACCTGGTCTTTGTGTGAAAGATGATGATTTAGAGTCCAGTGGACCACCAGAGCTTTGCAAACACAACGAGACAGGATCCGCTACCAATCAGCGACAGGTACCAGAGTCTCCTGCAGAGGTGACCAATGAGGACCATGAAGAGCATGTTGACGCCAGATCTTTGAACTATAAACTGACAAAGAATGACTGGGTGAGGAAGGAGAGCGGCGAAGCAGAAGTACCCCAACACCTCGTCTTTGAAGGTTCTGAAGGGACAATGACAAAGGGAGAGCTGGGAGATGGAAGCAAGAGAATAGTTACAGATATCCAACAAGGAGAGCAACTGCTTCAACGTCTGCAGCTGGTGCAGCAACGACAGGATGTACATATGTCACAGCTGGCCCAAGAAACAAGAGGTAAGAaactgggtgtgtgtgagacagaagtGGATGATTCAACCGCGAGAGGAGTGAATCTGACAGACAGAACCGAGGTGAAAGAGAGTAGAATTCCCACGGTTACGGATGAGGGAGTAAAGATGAACatgatggaaaaggaaaagaatgaaGAGAATGAGAGTGAAGACAGTGAAAAAGCAAGTATGTCATTGTCCACAATACCTGAACAATCAAAGGACCAGAGAATTACCAGAACAGAATTTGATAATTCTGATGAGGATAAAAGTGACAGCTGGGTGCAGGAAGACTTGTCTCCTATCAACCCCCATGAAACCCCCCAAACTCCATTGCTGTCCGCCCAACACCGACTCTCAGCTGCTGGAACATCCATGGAGAGACAGATCCAAGAGGCAAACCAGGGTAGGCAAATTCTGCTGAGAGCTGGGGGCATCTTCAATCTTACCGATAATCCAGATGTGCTGGAGATTCCCTTTAAGACCGCCATCTCACTTGAGCCACTCCCCTCCCAGGTTGGCCAAGGCCAACGCAGTGATTGGCAGTTCTCTGAACAGAAGATGCAGAAGGAGATAAGTCAGGAGATTCAGAGAGAACTGGTGCTGGTGAACCAGGGGAAGATCCCAGGAGTGTATAGCAAAGGAGAGGTCCGCCAGTTAAAGGAGACAAAACTACTGTTCGAGGCTTTCCAGCAGGATAACACAGAAGGTCCAACGAGAATCAGGAAACTTCCAAGCACACTCATACGACATCCTCTTTATCCATCTGTACTGGAGCGCACACATAGCCTTGAGACGTTCTCCCTCAAAAGTTGCTCGCTTTCCAGAGCATATTCCCTTAGGCTGTACGAATCTGCAGCCGCTGAGGGGGAGGAAATTCCTGAAAAATCAAGATCAAAAAGCCCAACTGGAGGTGCACGAGACAAAACACGCTTATTCCCTTACCCAAAACAGGACAAGCATCCACGCCTGTGCAGAAGCATGGACTCCGTAAGCACTGATGCTTCCACATCAGCCGTGGAGAACAGGAGCAAATCAAGGGAGGGAAACGCAAGACAAGAGTCCCCGATCCTCCAACGAAACCCCTTCTTCAAGTTGCGCCCAGCCCGCTGTCTGCAGCCGGAGGTAGAGAAGGACATCCGCGAGGCcaaggaaagggaggaggagctgcgcAGACAGAGGTGCACTCTGTACGGTGAGGACAGGCAGTGCagtcaagaggaagaaaagtcaCGGTTCACCAAGACGCATGTACCAG ATGCAAGACAACAGTCCAGGGGGAAATTGGAACGGGTCTGGCCTCCGCCCTCCAAGAAAGACCAGTTCAAATCTGAGCAGACACAG CGGGAGCCAAAAGTTCACAGAGCAGGAGGTCAGAAAGCTCCTCTGTGGCAACGCTGGGAATCAGGCCAGATCAATGGGCAGCCGTCAAAGGAGAAGAACTGA